The following coding sequences lie in one Flagellimonas eckloniae genomic window:
- a CDS encoding tyrosine-type recombinase/integrase: MDYKISIVLDKRRQLNNYKYPIKVRIYSNLLKKAKRIGTNLTMTENQFINAWGVSPDKVKSEYKASYRILSELYKRAEAAADSLDYFDFDKFKTKLLRKASDKTNAAYHFNKTIKEFESKGRIGAASSYRSSMISLLKYDKEKNSGSGDSLSFHQITPTWLEDYESYMIDDMGRSITTVAIYTRTLRVIFNNAIRANDLEPKYYPFGKGKFEIPEEKTVKKTLTGKQIKEFYQAKLNPLEEKARDYWFFSYVSQGMNFKDIAILKFENIQDSKLVYYRAKTKTKRRTNIKKIEVPLNRESQRILECYGTNYREDGYVFPILQDNDTPEAIFRKVNNFIRATNQQLKRIAKKLDFPSGFSTYWARHSFATNMVNNGASIEFVSEALNHSDISVTQNYLDGFEDETKKDLMDKLLNFD; this comes from the coding sequence ATGGATTATAAGATTTCAATTGTCCTGGATAAGCGCAGACAACTTAACAATTACAAATACCCAATCAAGGTTCGGATTTATTCAAACCTATTAAAGAAGGCGAAAAGGATTGGCACCAATCTTACCATGACTGAAAACCAATTTATCAATGCATGGGGTGTTTCTCCTGACAAAGTAAAGAGTGAGTATAAAGCCAGCTATAGAATCCTTAGCGAGCTTTATAAACGAGCGGAAGCTGCTGCGGACTCCTTGGACTACTTCGACTTTGATAAGTTCAAGACAAAGCTTCTAAGGAAGGCATCCGATAAAACCAATGCTGCGTACCATTTTAACAAAACAATCAAGGAATTTGAATCTAAGGGTAGGATTGGAGCTGCATCTAGTTATAGATCTTCAATGATATCATTGCTCAAGTATGACAAAGAAAAGAATAGTGGTTCCGGTGATTCATTATCGTTTCATCAAATAACTCCTACATGGTTGGAGGATTATGAGTCTTATATGATTGATGATATGGGTAGAAGTATAACCACAGTTGCCATCTATACCAGAACACTAAGAGTAATTTTTAATAATGCTATCCGTGCTAACGATTTAGAACCCAAGTACTATCCATTTGGTAAAGGTAAGTTCGAAATACCTGAAGAAAAAACCGTAAAAAAAACACTGACCGGAAAACAAATAAAAGAGTTCTATCAGGCAAAATTGAATCCTTTAGAAGAAAAGGCAAGGGATTATTGGTTTTTCAGCTATGTTAGTCAGGGAATGAACTTTAAGGATATTGCAATTCTGAAGTTTGAGAATATTCAAGATAGTAAGCTTGTCTATTACCGAGCAAAGACTAAAACAAAAAGAAGAACCAATATTAAGAAAATAGAAGTTCCGTTAAATCGGGAATCTCAAAGGATTTTAGAGTGCTATGGTACCAACTATCGAGAAGATGGATATGTCTTCCCGATTCTTCAAGATAATGATACTCCAGAAGCTATTTTTCGGAAGGTCAACAACTTTATCCGGGCCACCAATCAACAGCTTAAGCGTATAGCTAAAAAGCTTGATTTTCCGAGCGGTTTTAGCACTTATTGGGCTAGACACTCGTTTGCAACTAATATGGTTAACAATGGGGCTAGTATTGAGTTTGTAAGTGAGGCTTTGAATCATAGTGATATATCCGTTACCCAAAACTATTTAGATGGGTTTGAAGATGAAACTAAAAAGGATTTAATGGACAAACTATTAAACTTTGATTGA
- a CDS encoding helix-turn-helix domain-containing protein, with product MDTPTLEQTPKMLQSLINRFEGFENKLSKFIAPNHKPIEIPIGIAEASKFLGRSNQTIYKDVQSGNIPYYKKGGKLYFLKSELLEWVKSGKMKTSLDLSNDLDNALSR from the coding sequence ATGGATACTCCCACACTTGAACAAACACCAAAAATGTTACAGAGCCTAATCAATAGATTTGAAGGCTTTGAAAACAAACTATCCAAATTTATTGCTCCAAATCATAAGCCTATTGAAATCCCAATAGGAATTGCTGAAGCTTCAAAGTTTTTAGGCCGTTCCAATCAAACTATTTACAAAGATGTCCAATCTGGCAATATTCCCTATTACAAGAAAGGCGGGAAGCTCTATTTCCTGAAATCAGAATTGTTGGAGTGGGTGAAGTCTGGGAAGATGAAAACCAGCCTGGATTTATCCAATGACTTGGATAACGCATTAAGTAGATAA